The Dendropsophus ebraccatus isolate aDenEbr1 chromosome 3, aDenEbr1.pat, whole genome shotgun sequence genome includes a region encoding these proteins:
- the LOC138786477 gene encoding olfactory receptor 10G4-like, with product MEGRNSSLLVDFVLKGLPCINELQVPLFLFLSILYISTLAGNILIIRVVKGTSSLHTPMYFFLVNLSLLDICLSSVTLPRLLANVLSMKTIPFSQCVLQLYCFHFLASAECFLYTVMAYDRYAAICRPLHYRSLMSWKVSMCLAFGSWLAGSLHSITHTVLTFHLPFCHSNEIDYFFCDIIPVLKLACADTTLNKTMILVNIASISLSCFILIMISYVHIIIAVMRIKTADGRNKAFSTCVSHVMVVTLFYVPCVFTYMRPDSGSSFDKAAAVFYTMITPSLNPIIYSLRNKEVKETLKKILH from the coding sequence ATGGAGGGAAGGAACTCGTCTCTGTTAGTGGACTTTGTACTGAAAGGACTTCCGTGTATCAATGAGCTACAAGTTCCGCTGTTTCTATTTCTTTCTATTCTCTACATCTCCACTTTGGCGGGAAATATTCTTATTATTAGAGTGGTTAAAGGCACCTCCTCTCTTCATACCCCCATGTATTTCTTTCTCGTTAACCTTTCCTTGTTGGACATTTGCTTGTCTTCTGTGACTTTACCTAGATTACTTGCAAATGTTTTATCTATGAAGACAATTCCTTTTAGTCAATGTGTATTGCAGTTATACTGTTTCCATTTTCTAGCGAGCGCTGAGTGTTTCCTTTACACGGTCATGGCATATGATAGATATGCGGCTATATGCCGACCCTTACACTATAGGAGCCTCATGAGCTGGAAGGTGTCTATGTGCCTTGCATTTGGGTCCTGGTTAGCGGGTTCTCTGCATTCTATCACTCATACAGTGCTAACCTTTCACCTTCCATTCTGTCATTCTAATGAAATCGATTACTTCTTTTGCGACATCATTCCAGTACTGAAACTAGCATGCGCAGATACAACGCTGAATAAAACTATGATACTGGTTAACATTGCCTCCATCTCCCTTAGCTGCTTCATTCTGATCATGATTTCTTATGTACACATCATTATTGCTGTAATGAGAATCAAAACTGCAGATGGGAGAAACAAGGCGTTTTCTACCTGTGTATCTCATGTTATGGTGGTGACTTTATTTTACGTTCCttgtgtgttcacttacatgcgCCCAGACTCAGGTTCTTCCTTTGATAAGGCTGCAGCTGTATTTTATACTATGATTACTCCTTCTCTTAACCCCATTATCTACAGTCTGAGGAACAAAGAGGTAAAGGAAACGCTGAAAAAAATATTGCACTGA